One window of the Anaeromyxobacter dehalogenans 2CP-C genome contains the following:
- a CDS encoding CinA family nicotinamide mononucleotide deamidase-related protein: MQVEILATGDELLTGQVVDTNSPWLMDRLWDLGLMVRRKTLVADDRDDLRAAILETTGRADLVVMSGGMGPTEDDLTSECVAAVLGVPLERHEPSIELLRERFRKFGRTLTPNNEKQAWFPRGAEVIPNRWGSAPGFTVQVGRGRVVCLPGVPVEYRGLCDEWVLPHVRARLGEVPAAGLVKLFAVPESHADHAMRPVMDDAANAGVRFGYRAHWPEVHVKWTVPGPDAAARAARIRERVLGIFGEQVFGEGKDELPDLVVARLAARGERVALGESCTGGMVAELLTSVAGASAVLDLGVVAYANAAKEQVLGVPAALLAAHGAVSEPVARALAEGARRTAGAAWGVGITGIAGPSGGTPEKPVGTVHLAVAGPSGTEAVARAYRGDRDRVRRQAAYEALNLLRLALR, translated from the coding sequence ATGCAGGTGGAGATCCTCGCGACCGGGGACGAGCTGCTCACCGGCCAGGTGGTGGACACGAACTCCCCCTGGCTGATGGACCGGCTCTGGGACCTCGGCCTCATGGTGCGGCGCAAGACGCTGGTGGCCGACGACCGCGACGACCTGCGCGCCGCCATCCTCGAGACCACCGGGCGCGCCGACCTGGTGGTGATGAGCGGCGGCATGGGCCCGACCGAGGACGACCTCACCTCGGAGTGCGTCGCGGCGGTGCTGGGCGTGCCGCTCGAGCGGCACGAGCCGTCGATCGAGCTGCTGCGCGAGCGCTTCCGCAAGTTCGGGCGCACGCTCACGCCGAACAACGAGAAGCAGGCCTGGTTCCCGCGCGGCGCCGAGGTGATCCCGAACCGCTGGGGCAGCGCGCCGGGGTTCACGGTGCAGGTGGGGCGCGGGCGGGTGGTGTGCCTGCCCGGCGTGCCCGTCGAGTACCGCGGGCTGTGCGACGAGTGGGTCCTGCCGCACGTGCGCGCCCGGCTGGGCGAGGTGCCGGCGGCGGGCCTCGTGAAGCTGTTCGCGGTGCCCGAGTCGCACGCCGACCACGCCATGCGCCCGGTGATGGACGACGCGGCCAACGCCGGCGTCCGCTTCGGCTACCGCGCCCACTGGCCCGAGGTCCACGTGAAGTGGACCGTGCCCGGGCCGGACGCGGCGGCGCGCGCGGCGCGCATCCGCGAGCGCGTGCTCGGGATCTTCGGCGAGCAGGTGTTCGGCGAGGGCAAGGACGAGCTGCCGGACCTGGTGGTGGCGCGCCTCGCCGCGCGCGGCGAGCGCGTGGCGCTGGGCGAGTCGTGCACCGGCGGGATGGTGGCCGAGCTGCTCACCTCGGTGGCGGGCGCCTCGGCGGTGCTCGACCTCGGCGTGGTCGCGTACGCGAACGCCGCCAAGGAGCAGGTGCTGGGCGTGCCGGCGGCGCTGCTCGCGGCGCACGGCGCGGTGTCCGAGCCGGTGGCGCGGGCGCTCGCGGAGGGGGCGCGCCGGACCGCGGGCGCGGCCTGGGGCGTCGGCATCACCGGCATCGCGGGGCCGAGCGGCGGCACGCCGGAGAAGCCGGTGGGCACCGTGCACCTCGCCGTGGCGGGCCCGTCGGGCACCGAGGCCGTGGCGCGCGCCTACCGCGGCGACCGGGACCGGGTGCGCCGCCAGGCCGCCTACGAGGCGCTCAACCTGCTGCGGCTCGCCCTGCGCTGA
- a CDS encoding phosphatidylglycerophosphatase A family protein yields MTTPPPPAPGPAMPAPGASSPGLLSRLRARGRKRGPSPKGPPGPAVLFAAWGPCGYAPVAPGTFGTLGAIPLYWALTWLTWPAYLAVTAALTALAMVAAHRAGRYWGVADASPIVVDEVVGYLVTMALVPFSWPAAIAGFVLFRIFDVLKPWPASAFDRVKNGFGVVMDDVAAGVFAWCALQFVQLALRLLAGCGAVFHWWCVEVGS; encoded by the coding sequence GTGACCACGCCGCCCCCGCCCGCGCCCGGCCCGGCCATGCCCGCGCCGGGCGCGTCCTCCCCCGGCCTCCTCTCCCGCCTCCGCGCCCGCGGCCGCAAGCGCGGCCCGAGCCCGAAGGGCCCGCCCGGCCCGGCGGTGCTGTTCGCCGCCTGGGGCCCCTGCGGCTACGCGCCGGTCGCGCCCGGCACGTTCGGCACGCTCGGCGCCATCCCGCTCTACTGGGCGCTCACCTGGCTCACCTGGCCCGCGTACCTCGCCGTCACCGCGGCGCTCACCGCGCTGGCGATGGTGGCGGCGCACCGCGCCGGCCGTTACTGGGGAGTCGCCGACGCCTCGCCCATCGTGGTGGACGAGGTGGTCGGGTACCTCGTGACCATGGCGCTCGTCCCGTTCTCCTGGCCCGCCGCGATCGCCGGCTTCGTGCTGTTCCGGATCTTCGACGTGCTGAAGCCCTGGCCCGCGTCCGCGTTCGACCGCGTGAAGAACGGCTTCGGCGTGGTGATGGACGACGTGGCGGCCGGGGTGTTCGCCTGGTGCGCGCTGCAGTTCGTGCAGCTCGCGCTCCGGCTCCTGGCCGGCTGCGGGGCGGTGTTCCACTGGTGGTGCGTGGAGGTGGGGTCGTGA
- a CDS encoding DUF1285 domain-containing protein — translation MSEGPPDPAALELLRSRSGLSIDAEGRFLHRGEPITHARTLEVLWRSLARAPDGRYEVAIGRERAYVQVDEAPYAVRGATEDPRGGAPLLHLSDGTAEPLDPATLSLGADGVLRCAVKGGAHRARFTRAGHVSLGLMLREDPPGSGDYALFVNGARWPVTVS, via the coding sequence GTGTCCGAGGGACCTCCCGACCCCGCCGCGCTGGAGCTGCTCCGGTCCCGGAGCGGCCTCTCCATCGACGCCGAGGGCCGGTTCCTGCACCGCGGCGAGCCCATCACCCACGCCCGCACGCTGGAGGTGCTGTGGCGCTCGCTCGCGCGCGCGCCCGACGGGCGCTACGAGGTCGCCATCGGACGGGAGCGCGCCTACGTGCAGGTGGACGAGGCGCCGTACGCGGTGCGCGGCGCGACCGAGGATCCTCGCGGCGGCGCGCCGCTCCTGCACCTCTCCGACGGCACCGCGGAGCCGCTCGACCCGGCCACCCTGTCGCTCGGCGCGGACGGCGTGCTGCGGTGCGCGGTGAAGGGCGGCGCCCACCGGGCCCGTTTCACCCGCGCGGGCCATGTGTCGCTCGGCCTGATGCTCCGCGAGGACCCGCCCGGGTCGGGCGATTACGCACTTTTCGTGAACGGCGCACGCTGGCCGGTGACGGTGTCGTAG